CCAGAACTACACCCCGCAAGAATCGTTATCATCGCTAAAAGGGTTATCCCTTGATTACAACAGAAAATCTTACCCAAAACTTTTAAATACATAGTTTTGCTCACTCGCCAATACTCAAATTACTCTATTAGAACTTTTTAATATTACCTAAGAGTTAAAACTAAGATATTTTATTCAAAAATATCTTTACGGTAAAATCAAACTGAATTTGCTATAAAGCAAAAGATGAAATGCTTGAGGGAGTACCTACACTCTGAAAATCAAAGTGTTTCCGCAATACCTTCAATAAAGGGTTGATAGCGCACTTGAAACATTTCTAAGCACTCAAATCGGCTACCAATTTTTGTATAACGCGTAATCGTTTGTACCCCTTCATCGGGTCCTATGGCTTGAATGAGAATGCCATTTTCAGTTAAAAGTTCTAAAAATTCCTTTGGTTCATCAGAGCGTGATGGCCAAATAAGAATACGATCAAACGATCCAAAACCTGTAACAGTACGGCTTCCATCAAACTGTCGTAAAACAATATTCTCAATTCCCAAAGTTTGAAATTTTTGACGCGCCAAATCAATAAGTGTTTTATAGCGATCAATTGTTATTACACGTTCACTAAGACATGCCATAAGGGCAGTACAAAAACCAGAACCCGTACCAATTTCTAAGATGCGATGTTTCTTTTTCAACGATAAAGCAAAAAGGATCAAAAGCTGCTCTTCCAAACGCTCAATATATTCACCACACTCAATTGGGATAACTTTATTATCATATGCGCTGTTACACCAAGGAGAAGCCACAAACTGCTGCCGCGGAACTTTCTCCAATGCTGCAAAAAAGCGAACATCATCAATTCCTTTGCTGCGCATTTTCAGCACAAGACCGGCCAACTCCTCATGAAATCGTAAAATACCCTTTTGATTCATAGTATCATCCGATCTCCAACAAAGGAGTTACATGATTACACGCCCCCATTATCTCATTTAAAATGGCAAAACTTTGTGTTTGCATGCCATCATTTTCTAGCAATAAACTTATATCGTTTTTCCTTTTGCAAAATTAAGCAGTAATACAACGCATACCCTTTACATAAGGTTGTAAAACATCTGGTATAATAATCGACCCATCAGCCTGCTGATAATTCTCAAGAATGGCAATAAGACAACGACCAACAGCTGTACCAGAACCATTAAGACTATGAACGAATTTTAATGTTTTATCACCTTCTTTACGATACCGAGCATTCATGCGCCGCCCTTGAAAATCTCCACAAACTGAACAACTGGAAATTTCACGATAACATCCTTGGCCAGGAAGCCACACCTCAATATCATAAGTCTTACGGGCAGCAAATCCCATATCACCAGTAGAAAGAACCACTGTACGAAAAGGCAAACCAAGCCGTTTTAATACATCTTCTGCACATTCCGTCATACGTTCTAGTTCCATTAAAGACCGCTCTTCAGTAGTAATTGATACCATTTCTACCTTCCAAAACTGGTGTTGACGCAACATACCACGTGTATCACGGCCTGCAGATCCAGCTTCTGAGCGAAAACAAGGAGTCAAAGAAGAAAAGCGCAGTGGCAAATCTGATATCTCAAGAATTTCATTGTTTACCAAATTGGTTAACGGTACTTCTGCTGTAGAAATAAGCCACCGACCATCTGTCGTCCGAAAGAGATCGTCAGCAAATTTCGGCAACTGAGCTGCTCCATAAACAATCTCATCACGAACAAGAAGAGGTACCGAAACTTCTGTATAACCATGTTCATCAACATGCACATCAAGCATAAATTGACCCAATGCGCGTTCAAGCCGGGCCAATGCCCCTGAAAGCACTGTGAAACGTGCACCCGACAAACGGCTTGCCCGCTCAAAATCCATCTGCTTGAGATTTTGACCAAGATCAAAGTGTTCCTTTGGTGTAAAATCAAACATCACAGGTGTACCAAAATGTCGAATAACAACATTATCACTTCCATCTTTACCCAATGGAACATCATCCAATGGAATATTCGGGAGTGTTGAAAGAGCTCTCTCAAAGTTCTCTGTCAATCGCTTTTCTTCTGTTGTAGCAGAAGAAAGAAAGACTTTAATCTCTTCAACCTCAGCTCTAAGATGTTCAGCCATTGTCTGATCACACGCAGCTAAAGCCTGTCCTATTTCCTTTGAAGCCGCATTGCGACGCTCCTGTGCGGATTGCACTTTAGCAACATGTGACCGCCGCTCAAGATCAAGTTTTATTAACCTTTCAGCTTGTGGCTCAATGCCTCTCTTTGCCAATGCTTCATCTAATTTTTCAGGGTATTCACGAATCCACTTAATATCAAGCATCCAAATTCCTCATTTGCATCGTTTCTATTCGTTTCTTATCGCACAAGTTATAAACTTCTCTTAAGAGGATTTTTTCTCTTTTCTATCCAGTAGGCAATTAAAATTGAAATCTCATAAAGAGCAATCGTTGGTAAAGCCACTGCAAACATAGTAAAAAAATCCGATGGAGTTACTATCGCCGCAATTACAAAAGAGACGAGGATAGCCCACTTTCGTTTAGATACCAAACCATGAGAAGTTAAAAGTCCAACGTTCGTTAAAAGACTGGTGACAAGAGGTAATTGAAAAATCAAACCAAAAATCAGCATAAACGATGTCATAAAGCTCAAATAATCGGAGATACGGACTATAAACTCTATTCTTAAATGAACACCTGGAAGAAATTGCTGAGAAAGACTAAACCAAAGCATTATCGGCGCTAATAGAGCATAAACAAATGCTCCCCCAATACAAAATAAGATAGGGCTACTAATGAGAAATGGTAAAAAAGCCATGCGTTCATTTTTATAAAGACCTGGTGCGATAAAGCTATAAAACTGAAAAGCCGTACAGGGAAATGACAAAATAGCGGCCCCAAAAGCAGCAAGTTTCATTTTCGTTAAAAAAGTTTCCCATACTTGTGTTGATTGCAGACGAATACTTTCAGGATTACCACCCGACATTTTCATTGCCCACTGATAAGGCCATATCAAAAAATTTAAGATATAGTCTTTGACGAGAAAACACATCATAAAAGCTATTAAAAATGCGATCAGAGCAACAATAATTCGCTGACGAAGTTCAATCAAATGTTCTAAAAGTGGTGCCATATTGGCATCAACTTCATCTCTCTCATTCATGATGCATCTTCTTTATCTTTAGAAATTACAGAAATACTTCCAGAACTTTGAGAATCAACAGATACTGTTACCTCTTCATTGATTTTGTTCTGATCATATCCAACAATTTCTTTATTTTTTTCTGATTTATGGTGCATTGTATTTACATCAAAATTATTGCGGACATCCCCTACTGCATCATGAATGGGATTGAAAATTTCCATCAACTTCTTGTTTGGATTAAGATCATTAATATCCGATAATGTTTTTTGCAAATCATCGAGCTCGATTTGTTTCATTGCATCATCAAACTGATGACGAAATTCATTCGCTGTTGAACGTACATAAGCTATTGCTTTTGCCATTGTCCTTAGCATTTTCGGTAAATCTCTCGATCTAACTACGATGATGAGAACAAATAAGATCACAAGAAACTCTGGCCCATCAATCCCAAACATCACTTATACTCGACTTCCTTATTAAAAAATAATGTATAATTATTGAGTGTGTAATTGCGTCTTTATTACTTTCCACGCTGTTTTTTAGCAACAGACGCCTTGCCTTCTTTAAAGGAAGAAGAACCTTTTCTGCGTTCTGCTGCACGCTTCACCGATAACGGCTGAGATTGTTGAGGTCTAACATCTGTTGTTTTGGAATAGTCGGACATTTCAAGTTTATCCTCGAGAAGTTCTCCTTCTTCCTTCATATTCTTTTTAAAAGCTTTAATCCCCTTAGCCACATCGCCCATTAATTCAGAAACCTTACCGCGTCCGAAAAGCACAAGGACAATCAGTAAAATCACAATTAAATGTGTTGGTGAAAAAATATTACCCATCACTTTCTCTCACTGCTTTTAAATTTGCTTTCAATTGTTCATGCCTACTGTGTAAAGAATGTACCAAATATAGCCATATCTTACTTGTATATTTTCTTCTAAAGTCAAAGGCAATCGCATGTTTTTATTGTAAACTGACTTTTTAGCCTCTCTCTACTTTTCTCAGCGCATTCCAACAAACACAGATAAATCAAAAATGACAAACCTCTTTAAATAAAAAGTCAAAAGGTTTGAAAATTCCTCTATCAAGGCAATTTCATCTGATCTGTCTGAGTGCAAAAACCTACTGCAAGGACTATCCGCAGGTTCTAATGCTTTGTCTTTTAAAAATGGCGTTATCTGCGCAATTGCAAACATCTTTTCCAATTACCATTACAGCGAAAAACAATGTCACAGCCTGCAGCAAAAATTTTACGTGTTAAATCGGAAAAATTTTCTGAAAGCGTACTCCCTGAAAGAGCTTTCATTGACAACATCATCTGCCATTAAAAACCCGTCAAAACTTATATTTTCACGAATAACATTCTCAATAACTCTCTTAGAAAGCGTTACAGGAACTCGCTCGTCAACTGCCTTATAGACAATATGCGCAGTCATCGCAGTTGGTAAATTAGCCAAATTTTAAAAAGGCAAAAAATCATACTTTTCCAAAATATTAAGTTGTGCAGCGACACATGCTAATTTAAAATGCGTATCGCAAAGCGCTCGTCCATGTCCGGGAATAGTTTTTCATCACCGGTAAAATACCTCTATCCCAAAACCAACCCCTGGGCTGCTGCTGCACGCCCTAAAGCTACAACTGTTTCTTGTTCCTGACCATAAGTACGTGTTCAATAATATCGTGCGCTCCATCTGGAACATCTAAAACAGGAAGAAAATTGGCATTGATGCCAAATTTCATTAAATCAAAAAGCATAAAGTCGAGACATAATCCATGCAGTACAAATTCCCTTATCTTAATCTTTTTTATAAACTTTCCCCAAAGTGCAGCTGATGGATAATGAGCTACTAGAGTTAGAGATGGAAGTGGAAGCAAATGTTGTACTCCCCCCCTTCTGATCAATAAAAATAAAATATTATCACGTCCACTTACATCACGTAAAGATATGGTAAGCACCTTCACATCATCTTCCGACACAATATTGCGTACAAACAAAATAAAAGCCCAAGGTTTATGTTCAACAATGAACATTTTTTCATCTTCTCTTAGGAAAAAACCAGAAATACCAGTAATCATAGCTTTTATTTCTGAAATTATCGCAATACCTTGATGCTTGTTTGACCCTAATCCCTCATTTGATTGAGACAGCTCGCACATCTCATGTCAATTTTTAAAGCTCTATTTCGGTCTCATACACAAAAATCTGACCATTGCGCATATGAAAGTAAAACTTGTGCTTTGAATAACGAAAGCTATTACTTAAATGCTCCCGTGAGAAATCTGTCTACACATC
This genomic window from Bartonella quintana contains:
- the serS gene encoding serine--tRNA ligase, with translation MLDIKWIREYPEKLDEALAKRGIEPQAERLIKLDLERRSHVAKVQSAQERRNAASKEIGQALAACDQTMAEHLRAEVEEIKVFLSSATTEEKRLTENFERALSTLPNIPLDDVPLGKDGSDNVVIRHFGTPVMFDFTPKEHFDLGQNLKQMDFERASRLSGARFTVLSGALARLERALGQFMLDVHVDEHGYTEVSVPLLVRDEIVYGAAQLPKFADDLFRTTDGRWLISTAEVPLTNLVNNEILEISDLPLRFSSLTPCFRSEAGSAGRDTRGMLRQHQFWKVEMVSITTEERSLMELERMTECAEDVLKRLGLPFRTVVLSTGDMGFAARKTYDIEVWLPGQGCYREISSCSVCGDFQGRRMNARYRKEGDKTLKFVHSLNGSGTAVGRCLIAILENYQQADGSIIIPDVLQPYVKGMRCITA
- the tatA gene encoding twin-arginine translocase TatA/TatE family subunit, producing the protein MGNIFSPTHLIVILLIVLVLFGRGKVSELMGDVAKGIKAFKKNMKEEGELLEDKLEMSDYSKTTDVRPQQSQPLSVKRAAERRKGSSSFKEGKASVAKKQRGK
- a CDS encoding glycoside hydrolase family 3 N-terminal domain-containing protein, with translation MTAHIVYKAVDERVPVTLSKRVIENVIRENISFDGFLMADDVVNESSFREYAFRKFFRFNT
- a CDS encoding protein-L-isoaspartate(D-aspartate) O-methyltransferase, translating into MNQKGILRFHEELAGLVLKMRSKGIDDVRFFAALEKVPRQQFVASPWCNSAYDNKVIPIECGEYIERLEEQLLILFALSLKKKHRILEIGTGSGFCTALMACLSERVITIDRYKTLIDLARQKFQTLGIENIVLRQFDGSRTVTGFGSFDRILIWPSRSDEPKEFLELLTENGILIQAIGPDEGVQTITRYTKIGSRFECLEMFQVRYQPFIEGIAETL
- the tatC gene encoding twin-arginine translocase subunit TatC, whose product is MNERDEVDANMAPLLEHLIELRQRIIVALIAFLIAFMMCFLVKDYILNFLIWPYQWAMKMSGGNPESIRLQSTQVWETFLTKMKLAAFGAAILSFPCTAFQFYSFIAPGLYKNERMAFLPFLISSPILFCIGGAFVYALLAPIMLWFSLSQQFLPGVHLRIEFIVRISDYLSFMTSFMLIFGLIFQLPLVTSLLTNVGLLTSHGLVSKRKWAILVSFVIAAIVTPSDFFTMFAVALPTIALYEISILIAYWIEKRKNPLKRSL